Sequence from the Kribbella aluminosa genome:
CGTGGGGGAACCCGGTGCGAGGACGTTCTTCCTGCAGGCCCGGGCCGGGCACCGGTTGACCTCGGTCGCCTGTGAGAAGGAACAGGTGATGGCGCTCGCGGAGCGGCTCGACGTGATGCTGGATGAGGTCGCGCGGCGCTTCGACCGGGACCCGGTCGCCCAGACCGGCGCGGACGACAACGCACCGCTGGAGCAGCCGATCGAGGAGGAGTTCCGGGCCGGCACCATGACGCTGGCCTGGGAGGCCGACGCCGAGCGGGTGGTGATCGAGGTGTTCGCGGTCGTCGCCGTCGACCCGGCCGAGCTCGAGGAGGAGCCCGACCCGGTCGGCGCCGCGATGGAGTCCGACGACGCCGAGGTGTTCGTGGTCCGGATCACCGAGGAGCAGGCCCGGGCCTTCGCCCGCCGCGCGGTCGCCCTGGTCGCGTCGGGCCGCCCGAGCTGCCCGTTCTGCGGCCGGCCGATCGATGCGGACGGCCACATCTGCCCACGGGCCAACGGCTACCGCAGGCACCTGCCGGAATGACGATCGACCCGGAGCTGCTCGCCCTCGGGGAGCTCTCGTTGCACGGCCGCCTGGTCGCCGCCTCGAACGGTACGTATCAGGGTTCGGTGAGCCTGTCCGGTGCGAGCGCGACCGTCGTCTACAAGCCGGTCGAGGGGGAGCGCCCGCTGTGGGACTTCCCGGACGGCACGCTCGCCCAGCGTGAGTTCGCCGCGTACGTCGTGTCCGAGGCGCTCGGGTGGCACGTCGTTCCGCCGACGCTGTTGCGGGACGGGCCGCTCGGCGTCGGCATGGTGCAGCTGTGGATCGACGAGGCTGAGGTTGCGGCGGGGGAGACCGAGCTGGTCGACATCGTCCCGCAGGGCCGCGTGCCGGACGGGTGGGTCGGCGTACTGGAGGCTCTCGACGGCCGGCACAACCCGGTCACGCTGGTGCACGCGGACAACGACGCGTTGCGGCGGATGGCCGTGTTCGATGCCGTGGTCAACAATGCGGACCGCAAGGGCGGCCACGTGCTGAACCCGGGGGACGGGCGCGTGTACGGCGTGGACC
This genomic interval carries:
- a CDS encoding DUF3090 domain-containing protein; amino-acid sequence: MARVVHSYDDPERFVAGTVGEPGARTFFLQARAGHRLTSVACEKEQVMALAERLDVMLDEVARRFDRDPVAQTGADDNAPLEQPIEEEFRAGTMTLAWEADAERVVIEVFAVVAVDPAELEEEPDPVGAAMESDDAEVFVVRITEEQARAFARRAVALVASGRPSCPFCGRPIDADGHICPRANGYRRHLPE
- a CDS encoding SCO1664 family protein, with the translated sequence MTIDPELLALGELSLHGRLVAASNGTYQGSVSLSGASATVVYKPVEGERPLWDFPDGTLAQREFAAYVVSEALGWHVVPPTLLRDGPLGVGMVQLWIDEAEVAAGETELVDIVPQGRVPDGWVGVLEALDGRHNPVTLVHADNDALRRMAVFDAVVNNADRKGGHVLNPGDGRVYGVDHGVTFNADDKLRTVLWGWAGDPIPGELLDDVKRLAGELAGALGQQLSELITTVELTATRERCAALLKTGIFPFPSDEWPAIPWPAF